Proteins co-encoded in one Conger conger chromosome 4, fConCon1.1, whole genome shotgun sequence genomic window:
- the LOC133127684 gene encoding collagen alpha-2(I) chain isoform X1 — translation MFSDSRPLGLPRVPQRSGAPELWLRNGAVVQRETLRTGPGSQTEASPLPLPLPLPPDRRREAGLAAREGKGSPHVRERADANIDGRDLQRRRPPLGEQKPVSRSGPREPGSARWSQAPEPRQRRGSPGREALRECVCSSSRGHPAQPHPPGRKYVPPPPAGFKGQESYGVPGFVVERQFWGYSRESFQRGSRVFGQAHAATRGFGRQPGSNSTRAHGPEYSNFNHGSGDSTRPQYRQEQGCNGPSSTRGLIFSTEVPRREPGRGGQRSLCWPGSDARPVQNKCPVAERGQKKEPGADKPKMSQAAVRDQIRRVVGDLEGVLGGLKQVHLEMKESPFPTQVVQQIELLTSNIDLGEEDPSNSVPSDTLCSSSSSGVMMSSHRGVGGHRPKQGDPPRARASLRDTPAHSNPPALNPSVIVTNQVAAMNHRGPPLDRTSASPATAVPPANPHGDQGQESKSGAVQPRPALPKPAFRNQHQAADHRSGGPTCRSKKPPPYPHNGQVAKMGKGRESVKAPPYPAKRRLLSTMV, via the exons ATGTTCTCAGACAGCAGACCGCTGGGTCTGCCGAGGGTCCCTCAGCGCAGCGGTGCTCCAGAGCTCTGGCTTCGCAACGGGGCCGTGGTCCAGAGGGAGACGCTGCGTACGGGGCCCGGCTCGCAGACGGAAGCTAGCcccctcccgctcccgctcccgctcccgccaGACAGACGGCGAGAAGCGGGGCTCGCGGCGCGGGAGGGGAAGGGAAGTCCCCACGTGAGGGAGAGGGCGGACGCCAACATTGACGGACGCGATCTTCAGAGGAGGAGGCCGCCGCTCGGCGAGCAGAAGCCCGTCAGCCGGAGCGGCCCGCGGGAGCCCGGCTCCGCCAGGTGGAGCCAGGCCCCGGAACCGCGGCAGAGACGGGGCTCGCCCGGCAGGGAGGCCCTCAGGGAGTGCGTCTGCTCCAGCAGCCGCGGCCACCCAGCGCAGCCACACCCCCCCGGGAGGAAGTATGTGCCACCCCCACCCGCCGGGTTCAAAGGTCAGGAGAGCTACGGAGTGCCTGGGTTTGTGGTGGAGAGGCAGTTCTGGGGCTATTCGAGGGAGAGCTTCCAGCGGGGGTCTCGTGTGTTTGGGCAGGCGCACGCAGCGACACGCGGTTTCGGCAGGCAGCCCGGCTCAAATTCCACCCGCGCACACGGACCGGAATATAGTAACTTCAATCACGGCTCCGGGGACTCGACCCGGCCGCAGTATcgacaggagcagggctgcaatGGGCCCAGCTCGACCCGGGGGCTTATCTTCTCCACCGAAGTTCCTCGGAGAGAGCCGGGCCGCGGCGGGCAGAGGAGTTTGTGTTGGCCCGGCAGTGACGCGAGGCCCGTCCAAAACAAATGCCCCGTCGCGGAACGGGGACAGAAGAAAGAGCCGGGCGCCGACAAGCCAAAGATGAGCCAAGCGGCGGTGCGGGACCAGATACGACGGGTGGTCGGGGACCTGGAGGGGGTTCTGGGAGGCCTGAAGCAGGTTCATCTCGAGATGAAGGAG AGCCCTTTCCCCACACAGGTGGTCCAACAGATTGAGCTGCTGACCTCCAACATTGACCTTGGAGAAGAGGATCCTAGCAACAGCGTCCCGAGTGACACTCTCTGCAGCAGTAGCTCCAGCGGGGTCATGATGTCCAGTCACAGGGGAGTGGGGGGCCATCGGCCGAAACAGGGGGACCCCCCCCGCGCTCGCGCCTCTCTGAGAGACACCCCCGCCCATTCCAACCCCCCCGCACTCAATCCGTCTGTCATCGTGACCAACCAGGTGGCGGCGATGAACCACAGAGGTCCTCCTCTTGATCGAACTTCTGCTTCTCCCGCCACGGCCGTTCCCCCGGCAAATCCGCACGGGGACCAAGGTCAAGAGTCAAAGAGCGGGGCGGTCCAACCGCGTCCCGCCCTCCCCAAACCGGCCTTCCGTAACCAGCACCAAGCCGCAGACCACAGGTCTGGAGGACCGAC
- the tnfaip8l1 gene encoding tumor necrosis factor alpha-induced protein 8-like protein 1 isoform X1, with product MEKETSSNIQEDMDSFSTKSLALQAQKKLMSKMATKSVANIFIDDTSSEVLDELYRVTKEYTRNRKEAQKIIKNLIKMVVKLGVLYRHNQFSSEELMVVENFRKKVHTLAMTAVSFHQIEFTFDRRVMSNILNECRELLHQAINRHLTAKSHSRVNHVFNHFSDCDFLAALYGPSDVYRPHLQKICDGLNKMLDDGNL from the exons ATGGAAAAGGAGACCTCTTCAAACATCCAGGAGG acATGGACTCCTTCAGCACCAAGAGCCTGGCGCTGCAGGCCCAGAAGAAGCTGATGAGCAAGATGGCCACCAAGAGCGTGGCCAACATTTTCATCGACGACACCAGCAGCGAGGTGCTGGACGAGCTGTACCGCGTCACCAAAGAGTACACGCGCAACCGCAAGGAGGCCCAGAAGATCATCAAGAACCTCATCAAGATGGTGGTGAAACTGGGCGTGCTGTACAGGCACAACCAGTTCAGCAGCGAGGAGCTGATGGTGGTGGAGAACTTCCGCAAGAAGGTGCACACGCTGGCCATGACGGCGGTCAGCTTCCACCAGATCGAGTTCACCTTCGACCGGCGGGTGATGAGCAACATCCTCAACGAGTGCCGGGAGCTGCTGCACCAGGCCATCAACCGCCACCTCACCGCCAAGTCCCACTCCCGCGTCAACCACGTCTTCAACCACTTCTCCGACTGCGACTTCCTGGCGGCACTCTACGGCCCATCGGACGTCTACCGCCCGCACCTCCAGAAGATCTGTGACGGCCTCAACAAGATGCTGGACGACGGCAACCTTTGA
- the tnfaip8l1 gene encoding tumor necrosis factor alpha-induced protein 8-like protein 1 isoform X2 has protein sequence MDSFSTKSLALQAQKKLMSKMATKSVANIFIDDTSSEVLDELYRVTKEYTRNRKEAQKIIKNLIKMVVKLGVLYRHNQFSSEELMVVENFRKKVHTLAMTAVSFHQIEFTFDRRVMSNILNECRELLHQAINRHLTAKSHSRVNHVFNHFSDCDFLAALYGPSDVYRPHLQKICDGLNKMLDDGNL, from the coding sequence ATGGACTCCTTCAGCACCAAGAGCCTGGCGCTGCAGGCCCAGAAGAAGCTGATGAGCAAGATGGCCACCAAGAGCGTGGCCAACATTTTCATCGACGACACCAGCAGCGAGGTGCTGGACGAGCTGTACCGCGTCACCAAAGAGTACACGCGCAACCGCAAGGAGGCCCAGAAGATCATCAAGAACCTCATCAAGATGGTGGTGAAACTGGGCGTGCTGTACAGGCACAACCAGTTCAGCAGCGAGGAGCTGATGGTGGTGGAGAACTTCCGCAAGAAGGTGCACACGCTGGCCATGACGGCGGTCAGCTTCCACCAGATCGAGTTCACCTTCGACCGGCGGGTGATGAGCAACATCCTCAACGAGTGCCGGGAGCTGCTGCACCAGGCCATCAACCGCCACCTCACCGCCAAGTCCCACTCCCGCGTCAACCACGTCTTCAACCACTTCTCCGACTGCGACTTCCTGGCGGCACTCTACGGCCCATCGGACGTCTACCGCCCGCACCTCCAGAAGATCTGTGACGGCCTCAACAAGATGCTGGACGACGGCAACCTTTGA
- the LOC133127684 gene encoding collagen alpha-2(I) chain isoform X2, whose translation MFSDSRPLGLPRVPQRSGAPELWLRNGAVVQRETLRTGPGSQTEASPLPLPLPLPPDRRREAGLAAREGKGSPHVRERADANIDGRDLQRRRPPLGEQKPVSRSGPREPGSARWSQAPEPRQRRGSPGREALRECVCSSSRGHPAQPHPPGRKYVPPPPAGFKGQESYGVPGFVVERQFWGYSRESFQRGSRVFGQAHAATRGFGRQPGSNSTRAHGPEYSNFNHGSGDSTRPQYRQEQGCNGPSSTRGLIFSTEVPRREPGRGGQRSLCWPGSDARPVQNKCPVAERGQKKEPGADKPKMSQAAVRDQIRRVVGDLEGVLGGLKQVHLEMKEVVQQIELLTSNIDLGEEDPSNSVPSDTLCSSSSSGVMMSSHRGVGGHRPKQGDPPRARASLRDTPAHSNPPALNPSVIVTNQVAAMNHRGPPLDRTSASPATAVPPANPHGDQGQESKSGAVQPRPALPKPAFRNQHQAADHRSGGPTCRSKKPPPYPHNGQVAKMGKGRESVKAPPYPAKRRLLSTMV comes from the exons ATGTTCTCAGACAGCAGACCGCTGGGTCTGCCGAGGGTCCCTCAGCGCAGCGGTGCTCCAGAGCTCTGGCTTCGCAACGGGGCCGTGGTCCAGAGGGAGACGCTGCGTACGGGGCCCGGCTCGCAGACGGAAGCTAGCcccctcccgctcccgctcccgctcccgccaGACAGACGGCGAGAAGCGGGGCTCGCGGCGCGGGAGGGGAAGGGAAGTCCCCACGTGAGGGAGAGGGCGGACGCCAACATTGACGGACGCGATCTTCAGAGGAGGAGGCCGCCGCTCGGCGAGCAGAAGCCCGTCAGCCGGAGCGGCCCGCGGGAGCCCGGCTCCGCCAGGTGGAGCCAGGCCCCGGAACCGCGGCAGAGACGGGGCTCGCCCGGCAGGGAGGCCCTCAGGGAGTGCGTCTGCTCCAGCAGCCGCGGCCACCCAGCGCAGCCACACCCCCCCGGGAGGAAGTATGTGCCACCCCCACCCGCCGGGTTCAAAGGTCAGGAGAGCTACGGAGTGCCTGGGTTTGTGGTGGAGAGGCAGTTCTGGGGCTATTCGAGGGAGAGCTTCCAGCGGGGGTCTCGTGTGTTTGGGCAGGCGCACGCAGCGACACGCGGTTTCGGCAGGCAGCCCGGCTCAAATTCCACCCGCGCACACGGACCGGAATATAGTAACTTCAATCACGGCTCCGGGGACTCGACCCGGCCGCAGTATcgacaggagcagggctgcaatGGGCCCAGCTCGACCCGGGGGCTTATCTTCTCCACCGAAGTTCCTCGGAGAGAGCCGGGCCGCGGCGGGCAGAGGAGTTTGTGTTGGCCCGGCAGTGACGCGAGGCCCGTCCAAAACAAATGCCCCGTCGCGGAACGGGGACAGAAGAAAGAGCCGGGCGCCGACAAGCCAAAGATGAGCCAAGCGGCGGTGCGGGACCAGATACGACGGGTGGTCGGGGACCTGGAGGGGGTTCTGGGAGGCCTGAAGCAGGTTCATCTCGAGATGAAGGAG GTGGTCCAACAGATTGAGCTGCTGACCTCCAACATTGACCTTGGAGAAGAGGATCCTAGCAACAGCGTCCCGAGTGACACTCTCTGCAGCAGTAGCTCCAGCGGGGTCATGATGTCCAGTCACAGGGGAGTGGGGGGCCATCGGCCGAAACAGGGGGACCCCCCCCGCGCTCGCGCCTCTCTGAGAGACACCCCCGCCCATTCCAACCCCCCCGCACTCAATCCGTCTGTCATCGTGACCAACCAGGTGGCGGCGATGAACCACAGAGGTCCTCCTCTTGATCGAACTTCTGCTTCTCCCGCCACGGCCGTTCCCCCGGCAAATCCGCACGGGGACCAAGGTCAAGAGTCAAAGAGCGGGGCGGTCCAACCGCGTCCCGCCCTCCCCAAACCGGCCTTCCGTAACCAGCACCAAGCCGCAGACCACAGGTCTGGAGGACCGAC